The Cyclobacteriaceae bacterium genome includes a region encoding these proteins:
- the gldJ gene encoding gliding motility lipoprotein GldJ, protein MKQIKGLLAVVGGTVVIASCSLIGGNKNAKPTAINPGQLSTATNLKYNDEETGGFQVKDFEGQPDAPNTVFIEGGRAVMGSYEEDVMAYRDNVERTVSVASFYMDETEIANIHWLEYMHYLAKDSSQEVYQASLPDTLVWVGKLAFNDPYVDHYLRYPGFRYFPVVGVSWTQATNYARWRTDAVNRELMKESGQDLPEVPAGGRIPLESGVVIPAYRLPTEAEWEYAAQALIGTQWLEEMQTHQRIYPWDGHALRNPYGKQMGFFLANFKRGRGDYAGIAGRLNDGALITSYIYEFPPNDYGLYNMAGNVSEWVMDVYRPLSYQDFDDLNPIRRDGFLDDAKGYNSDFEKNPQGFTSLITDKARVYKGGSWKDVAYWMSPGTRRYLDQDSATATIGFRCAMIRAGSNY, encoded by the coding sequence ATGAAGCAGATAAAAGGTCTCTTAGCAGTTGTTGGCGGCACAGTGGTAATCGCGTCTTGTTCACTCATTGGAGGAAACAAAAATGCAAAACCGACTGCCATTAATCCCGGTCAGCTTAGCACAGCTACCAACTTGAAATACAATGATGAGGAGACCGGTGGTTTCCAGGTCAAGGATTTCGAAGGTCAGCCTGATGCTCCAAATACCGTCTTTATTGAAGGAGGCCGTGCTGTCATGGGCTCTTACGAAGAAGATGTTATGGCATATCGCGATAACGTTGAGCGTACTGTTTCTGTAGCATCTTTTTATATGGATGAAACAGAAATTGCCAATATCCACTGGTTGGAGTACATGCATTATCTGGCGAAAGACTCTTCTCAGGAAGTATATCAGGCTTCTCTTCCCGACACATTGGTATGGGTTGGAAAGCTTGCATTCAACGATCCTTACGTAGATCATTACTTAAGATATCCTGGTTTCCGCTACTTCCCGGTTGTTGGTGTTAGCTGGACTCAGGCAACCAACTATGCTAGATGGCGTACCGATGCCGTTAACCGTGAGTTGATGAAAGAATCAGGTCAGGATCTTCCTGAAGTTCCGGCAGGTGGCAGAATTCCTCTTGAGTCTGGTGTTGTTATTCCTGCTTATCGTCTTCCAACAGAAGCTGAATGGGAATATGCTGCACAAGCTCTCATCGGAACTCAGTGGCTTGAAGAAATGCAAACTCACCAACGTATCTATCCTTGGGATGGACACGCTCTTCGTAATCCTTACGGAAAGCAAATGGGTTTCTTCCTTGCAAACTTTAAAAGAGGTCGTGGTGATTATGCGGGTATCGCAGGTCGTCTGAATGACGGAGCTCTCATCACTTCTTATATATATGAATTCCCTCCTAATGATTACGGTCTTTACAATATGGCTGGTAATGTGAGCGAGTGGGTAATGGATGTTTACCGTCCTCTTTCATATCAGGATTTCGATGACTTGAACCCAATCAGAAGAGATGGTTTCCTTGACGATGCAAAAGGTTATAACAGTGACTTTGAAAAAAATCCTCAAGGCTTTACATCATTGATCACTGACAAAGCTCGTGTTTACAAAGGTGGTTCATGGAAAGACGTAGCGTACTGGATGTCACCTGGTACTCGTAGATATCTTGATCAGGATTCTGCTACTGCAACAATCGGTTTCCGTTGTGCAATGATTCGCGCAGGTTCTAATTACTAG
- the ybeY gene encoding rRNA maturation RNase YbeY translates to MANIHFFSEGISFKFPHPIKTAKWLKKVASKEGRNIESLTYILCSDDFLKSLNKQFLNHSTYTDILSFDTSEGDRIEGEIYISIPRVRENAKKFGQSFDQELRRVVVHGLLHFLGHQDKTIQQKTQMRIKEEACLSLWK, encoded by the coding sequence ATGGCAAACATTCACTTCTTCTCAGAAGGAATCTCTTTCAAATTTCCTCATCCAATTAAAACTGCCAAATGGCTTAAGAAGGTTGCTTCCAAAGAGGGAAGGAATATCGAATCCCTCACTTACATCCTTTGCTCAGACGACTTCTTAAAATCTCTCAACAAGCAGTTCTTAAACCATTCCACCTACACTGACATTCTCTCTTTTGATACTTCTGAGGGAGATCGAATAGAAGGAGAAATCTATATCAGTATTCCCCGGGTTCGTGAAAACGCCAAAAAATTTGGGCAGAGTTTTGACCAGGAACTAAGAAGGGTAGTAGTACATGGACTTCTTCACTTTCTAGGACACCAGGACAAAACGATTCAGCAAAAGACCCAAATGCGAATCAAAGAAGAAGCTTGCCTATCTTTGTGGAAATAA
- a CDS encoding SPFH domain-containing protein, which produces MAPLILLGLLALLLLMCFVTVRQGTIAVVTVFGKYSRIMRPGLNFKLPIIQQIYKRISIQNRSVELEFQATTIDQANVNFKAMLLFAVYNQEEETIKNVAFKFMDERSFMQALIRTIEGSIRSFVATKKQAEILSLRTEIVKEVKEQLDHTLEGWGFHLLDLQLNDIAFDDAIMKSMAQVVASNNLRAAAENEGQALLITKTKAAEAEGNAIKIAAEAEKIAAALRGQGVALFREEVAKGMSQAAKEMQGASLDSSFLLFSMWTESIKHFAEAGKGNVIFLDGSGENMQRTMQQMMAMGKGISVGK; this is translated from the coding sequence ATGGCACCTCTTATTTTATTAGGACTGCTGGCGCTTCTCTTGCTCATGTGCTTTGTCACTGTGCGGCAAGGAACGATCGCGGTGGTTACTGTATTCGGAAAGTACAGTCGCATCATGCGCCCAGGATTGAATTTTAAATTGCCGATCATTCAACAGATCTATAAAAGGATATCCATCCAGAATCGTTCTGTTGAATTGGAATTTCAAGCAACCACCATTGACCAAGCAAATGTTAATTTCAAAGCAATGCTTCTTTTTGCGGTCTATAACCAGGAAGAGGAAACGATAAAGAATGTAGCGTTCAAGTTCATGGATGAAAGAAGTTTTATGCAGGCTTTGATTCGCACTATTGAAGGATCTATCAGAAGTTTCGTTGCAACTAAAAAGCAAGCAGAAATTTTATCTCTCCGTACTGAGATTGTCAAAGAAGTGAAAGAGCAGCTCGATCACACACTTGAAGGCTGGGGATTTCATTTATTGGATTTGCAATTGAATGACATTGCTTTTGATGACGCCATCATGAAGTCAATGGCACAGGTAGTAGCATCCAACAATCTTCGTGCAGCGGCCGAAAATGAAGGTCAGGCTTTATTGATCACAAAGACCAAAGCTGCAGAAGCAGAAGGTAACGCAATCAAGATCGCAGCAGAAGCAGAAAAAATTGCAGCGGCTCTTCGTGGACAAGGTGTTGCCTTATTCCGTGAGGAGGTGGCAAAAGGTATGTCACAGGCAGCGAAAGAAATGCAGGGAGCAAGTCTCGACTCTTCTTTTCTCTTATTCTCCATGTGGACAGAATCCATTAAGCATTTTGCAGAAGCAGGTAAAGGAAATGTTATTTTCCTTGATGGATCAGGAGAAAACATGCAGCGCACCATGCAACAGATGATGGCAATGGGAAAAGGAATTTCTGTAGGTAAATAA
- a CDS encoding redoxin domain-containing protein — MRFVPDHWIDETMGNALVGRRSKQEQGVESIWFTIYTLLACLSYAKIFLSTMRNFIIVFLLLFAIACSNKKTESTTEEVVVNEMPALRLERMTGEKIRVDSLSGKTILVFFSPDCDHCQREADDIYQHLSAFREYSIYFIAARDNKEITDFASTYHLNDQPNVIFARADLPEVLNVMGSMGTPTLFIYSKEKRLVKKFENETPVEEIIKFL; from the coding sequence GTGCGTTTTGTTCCTGATCATTGGATTGATGAAACCATGGGCAATGCTTTGGTGGGAAGACGTTCAAAACAGGAGCAAGGTGTTGAAAGTATATGGTTCACTATCTATACTCTTCTGGCTTGTCTATCATACGCTAAGATATTTTTATCCACGATGAGAAATTTCATTATAGTATTTCTTTTGTTGTTCGCGATCGCCTGTTCAAATAAAAAGACTGAAAGCACGACAGAAGAGGTTGTTGTCAATGAGATGCCTGCATTAAGGCTTGAGCGCATGACAGGTGAAAAGATCAGGGTAGATTCTCTTTCTGGAAAAACCATTCTTGTTTTCTTTAGCCCTGACTGTGATCATTGTCAACGTGAAGCGGACGACATCTATCAACATCTCAGTGCTTTTCGAGAATATTCCATTTATTTTATTGCCGCCAGGGACAACAAGGAAATAACAGACTTTGCTTCAACCTACCATCTCAATGATCAGCCCAACGTAATTTTTGCACGCGCGGATCTGCCTGAAGTTTTAAATGTGATGGGAAGCATGGGTACGCCCACCCTTTTTATTTATTCAAAAGAAAAGCGGTTGGTAAAAAAGTTTGAGAATGAAACTCCGGTTGAGGAAATCATCAAGTTTTTGTGA
- a CDS encoding ATP-binding protein has translation MKNIRIEVPALTENIRMIESFIDNAREQFHLDDDIYGNIMIAVTEAVNNAIKHGSNNDTTKNVLLTLKLEDSMIKFRIEDQGKGFNYENLPDPTSPENLEKPGGRGIFLMKHLSDEVDFKDGGRIVELSFYMNA, from the coding sequence ATGAAGAACATTCGGATTGAAGTACCTGCATTAACTGAGAATATCAGGATGATCGAAAGCTTCATTGATAATGCGCGGGAACAATTTCACCTGGATGATGATATCTACGGCAATATTATGATTGCTGTCACCGAGGCTGTCAACAATGCGATCAAGCATGGAAGTAATAATGACACCACTAAAAATGTTTTGTTGACTCTTAAGCTTGAAGACTCAATGATCAAGTTTAGAATTGAAGATCAGGGTAAAGGCTTTAATTATGAGAATTTACCCGACCCCACTTCTCCTGAAAACCTTGAAAAACCAGGAGGAAGAGGCATATTTCTCATGAAACATCTTTCCGACGAAGTCGATTTCAAAGACGGGGGAAGGATCGTTGAGCTTAGCTTTTACATGAATGCCTGA
- a CDS encoding carboxymuconolactone decarboxylase family protein: MDIVKQFDDYRSRMNEKIADADNLIIKRIFNLDTNAYAPGILDVKTKELIGLTCSLVLRCDDCVKYHLGKCKEAGFKTEEVNEAMGVATLIGGTIVIPHLRRAFEYWEALHV; this comes from the coding sequence ATGGATATTGTTAAGCAATTCGATGATTACCGGAGTCGCATGAACGAAAAGATTGCGGATGCCGATAATCTTATCATAAAACGCATTTTCAACCTGGACACAAATGCCTATGCTCCCGGGATTCTGGATGTCAAAACAAAAGAGCTCATTGGTCTTACTTGCTCCCTCGTTCTTCGCTGTGACGATTGTGTAAAGTATCACCTCGGCAAATGCAAAGAAGCTGGCTTCAAAACAGAAGAAGTAAATGAAGCCATGGGTGTTGCTACTCTGATTGGAGGGACAATCGTGATTCCTCATTTGAGAAGAGCTTTTGAATATTGGGAGGCGCTCCATGTTTAA
- a CDS encoding DHCW motif cupin fold protein, which translates to MNSENIPFQTIDWGSVESIEQSGETGTVSSKTIQYPGLRIRLIEYSSNYSADHWCHKGHIVHCLEGSFTTHSENGESVHLTKGMSYVVSDDLSSHRSVSATGVKLMIIDGDFLKLRQ; encoded by the coding sequence ATGAATTCTGAAAACATTCCCTTTCAAACTATTGACTGGGGTTCGGTTGAAAGCATTGAGCAATCCGGAGAAACGGGTACTGTTAGCTCAAAAACAATTCAATATCCTGGTCTTCGGATTCGGTTAATTGAATACTCCTCCAACTATTCGGCAGATCATTGGTGCCATAAAGGTCATATTGTTCATTGTCTTGAAGGTTCGTTTACAACTCATTCTGAAAACGGCGAGAGCGTTCATCTTACTAAAGGAATGAGCTATGTTGTATCCGATGATCTCAGTTCTCATCGTTCCGTATCGGCTACTGGGGTTAAGCTAATGATTATCGACGGTGATTTTCTGAAGTTGAGACAATAA
- the mfd gene encoding transcription-repair coupling factor has translation MRAVDFISLYKSDSLIQNLAEGIRASSSKTLKLKGLTGSLDAIILAAAYKSVRSSHLVIMHDKEEAAYFSNDLQNLLDEKEVFLFPMSYKRPYEYDETENANVLMRAEALNHLSAHPGSQILITYPEALSEKVITKKSLATNTFVVQKKEKLDREFLEEFLHSYDFEKTDFVYEAGQFAIRGGIIDVFSFAHELPYRIELFGDEVDSIRSFDPGSQLSVDTLDKVSLMPNVQTRLVQEDRQSLLEFMTPSTRLWIKDVKLTTDILDKCFEKASNSFDKIVRESGSAKLALQPDHLFESSESFIKQIASFPIIEFGSRFHFTTSKSFEFKSATQPSFNKNFELLAKDLLDHQLQGYSNFIAAEQPKQLERLQGIFEEIHPGLKFQPLDFPLRQGFVDHSLKIVCYTDHQIFERYHRFRAKEKFSKSKAITFKELQSLQPGDFVTHIDYGICKFAGLEKKEVNGKEQEAVRLVFRDNDMLYASIHSLHKISKYSGKEGAPPVISKLGSDEWENKKSKVRGKVKDIARELIELYAKRKKNPGFAFSPDSFLQAELESSFIYEDTPDQASATEDVKKDMENPHPMDRLVCGDVGFGKTEVAIRAAFKATADGKQIAILVPTTILAMQHHRTFAERLANFPVKIDYVSRFKTEKEIKEILKETKEGNINILIGTHRIVSKDVEFKNLGLLIIDEEQKFGVKVKDRLKELRINIDVLTLTATPIPRTLHFSLMGARDLSIIATPPPNRQPVTTELHSYNEEIIRDAVSHELRRGGQVFFVHNRVSDIESIANVIYKLVPDSRIGIAHGQMEGDKLEKVMMRFIDGEYDVLVSTNIIESGLDIPNANTIMINQAHMFGLSDLHQMRGRVGRSNKKAFCYLLTPPASLLSSDSRKRLAALEEFSELGDGFKVAMRDLDIRGAGNLLGGEQSGFINDLGFDTYHRILDDAIHELKENEFKDLFTEELSEKAKLVVPDCVIETDLEILIPENYVASVRERLQLYSTLDSIKDEPTLQAFTLSLKDRFGEIPPSVFQLIDTVRLRWAGEHLGFEKISLKNGRARATFVGNNDEYFKSDIFGGILTFVQTHSKQCRLKDQTGRPTLFIDNIGSVEDALKILGPLMVLLTSKDAATGK, from the coding sequence TTGAGGGCGGTTGATTTCATTTCGCTGTATAAATCTGATAGCCTGATTCAAAATCTGGCAGAGGGAATTCGTGCGTCTTCTTCAAAAACTCTTAAGCTAAAAGGGCTAACAGGAAGTCTGGATGCAATAATCCTGGCAGCAGCTTATAAAAGTGTCCGGTCCAGCCATCTCGTGATCATGCACGATAAGGAAGAGGCTGCCTACTTTTCCAATGATCTTCAGAATCTGCTCGATGAAAAAGAGGTTTTTCTTTTTCCGATGTCCTACAAAAGACCTTATGAGTATGATGAAACCGAAAATGCCAATGTGCTGATGCGAGCCGAGGCATTGAATCATCTCAGTGCTCATCCAGGTTCACAAATCCTGATCACCTACCCTGAAGCTCTTTCCGAAAAAGTTATTACCAAAAAATCTCTCGCTACCAACACTTTTGTTGTTCAGAAAAAAGAGAAGCTGGATCGTGAGTTTTTGGAAGAATTTCTTCACTCTTATGATTTTGAAAAAACTGATTTTGTTTACGAGGCGGGTCAGTTTGCCATTCGTGGAGGAATCATCGATGTGTTTTCTTTCGCCCACGAACTCCCCTATCGCATTGAGTTGTTTGGTGATGAAGTCGACAGTATCCGAAGCTTTGATCCTGGATCACAGCTTTCGGTTGATACACTCGACAAGGTAAGCCTCATGCCCAATGTGCAGACTCGCCTGGTTCAGGAAGATCGTCAATCACTTCTTGAGTTTATGACACCCTCCACCCGACTTTGGATAAAGGATGTAAAGCTCACCACCGACATTCTTGATAAGTGTTTTGAAAAGGCCAGCAATAGTTTTGATAAAATCGTTCGCGAAAGCGGAAGCGCAAAGCTTGCTCTTCAGCCCGATCATCTTTTCGAGTCTTCTGAATCATTTATAAAGCAGATTGCCTCATTTCCAATCATAGAATTCGGAAGTCGTTTCCACTTTACAACTTCAAAAAGTTTTGAGTTCAAATCAGCAACTCAACCTTCTTTCAATAAAAATTTTGAATTGCTGGCCAAAGATCTTTTGGACCACCAGCTTCAGGGATACTCAAATTTTATTGCGGCAGAACAACCCAAACAACTGGAACGTCTGCAGGGAATCTTTGAAGAGATTCATCCTGGTCTGAAATTTCAACCGCTTGATTTTCCCTTGCGTCAGGGATTTGTTGACCATTCTCTGAAAATAGTCTGTTACACCGACCACCAGATCTTTGAGCGCTATCATCGCTTTCGTGCAAAAGAAAAATTCAGCAAATCGAAAGCGATCACATTCAAAGAACTTCAATCCCTTCAGCCAGGAGATTTTGTAACGCATATTGATTACGGTATATGCAAGTTTGCGGGCCTTGAAAAGAAAGAAGTAAATGGTAAAGAACAAGAAGCAGTGCGTCTTGTTTTTCGTGATAATGACATGCTGTATGCAAGCATTCATTCACTTCATAAAATTTCCAAATACTCAGGTAAAGAAGGTGCTCCTCCGGTAATCAGTAAGCTCGGATCGGATGAATGGGAAAATAAAAAATCCAAAGTAAGGGGTAAGGTAAAGGATATTGCCCGCGAGCTTATTGAACTTTACGCCAAGCGAAAGAAAAATCCCGGCTTCGCCTTTTCACCAGATAGTTTTCTGCAAGCCGAACTGGAATCTTCTTTTATTTATGAAGATACTCCCGACCAGGCGAGCGCCACTGAAGACGTCAAAAAGGATATGGAAAACCCTCATCCCATGGATCGCCTGGTTTGTGGAGACGTTGGTTTTGGTAAGACAGAAGTTGCAATCCGGGCTGCATTTAAGGCAACGGCGGATGGAAAACAGATTGCCATATTGGTGCCCACCACTATTCTGGCGATGCAGCATCACAGGACTTTTGCTGAACGTTTGGCAAACTTCCCCGTGAAGATTGACTATGTCTCCCGCTTTAAAACTGAAAAAGAGATCAAAGAAATTTTAAAAGAAACGAAAGAAGGAAACATAAACATTCTTATTGGCACTCATCGAATCGTCAGTAAAGATGTGGAGTTTAAAAACCTTGGGTTGCTGATCATTGATGAAGAGCAAAAGTTTGGTGTAAAGGTCAAAGACCGTTTAAAAGAGTTAAGGATAAACATTGATGTGCTCACTTTAACTGCGACTCCAATTCCAAGGACGCTGCATTTTTCCTTAATGGGTGCACGCGATCTCAGCATTATTGCAACACCTCCACCTAATCGTCAGCCCGTAACAACTGAGCTTCATTCTTATAATGAAGAGATCATTCGAGATGCCGTTAGTCATGAGCTCAGAAGGGGCGGACAGGTTTTCTTTGTTCATAACCGTGTGAGTGATATTGAGAGCATTGCGAATGTGATCTATAAACTTGTGCCAGACTCCCGCATTGGTATTGCTCATGGACAAATGGAAGGCGATAAACTTGAAAAAGTTATGATGCGTTTCATAGATGGAGAATATGACGTTTTGGTTTCTACTAATATTATTGAGTCCGGGCTTGATATTCCAAACGCAAATACGATCATGATCAATCAGGCACACATGTTTGGTTTAAGCGATCTCCATCAGATGCGTGGAAGAGTAGGACGGTCTAATAAAAAAGCGTTTTGTTATTTATTAACTCCACCTGCATCGTTGCTGTCTTCTGATTCACGCAAACGTTTGGCAGCACTTGAGGAGTTTTCTGAACTGGGCGACGGTTTCAAAGTAGCGATGCGCGATCTTGACATTCGTGGTGCTGGAAATTTATTAGGTGGTGAGCAAAGTGGTTTTATCAATGATCTTGGGTTTGATACCTATCACAGAATTCTGGATGATGCCATTCATGAATTAAAGGAGAATGAATTCAAAGATCTCTTCACTGAAGAACTTTCTGAAAAAGCAAAGCTTGTCGTTCCTGACTGCGTGATTGAAACAGATCTTGAAATACTTATTCCTGAAAATTATGTAGCAAGTGTCCGTGAGCGCCTTCAACTTTACTCAACGCTTGATAGTATTAAAGATGAACCGACACTTCAGGCGTTTACTCTTTCATTGAAAGATCGCTTTGGAGAAATTCCTCCTTCTGTTTTTCAACTGATTGATACCGTCAGACTACGTTGGGCGGGTGAGCATCTTGGATTTGAAAAGATAAGTTTGAAAAACGGAAGAGCCAGAGCAACGTTTGTAGGAAACAACGACGAGTATTTCAAGTCGGATATCTTCGGAGGCATCCTGACTTTTGTGCAGACACATTCCAAACAGTGCCGCTTGAAAGATCAGACGGGGCGTCCCACTTTATTTATAGATAACATTGGTTCTGTAGAGGATGCATTGAAAATTCTGGGTCCTTTGATGGTTTTACTCACTTCTAAGGATGCGGCGACCGGCAAATAA
- a CDS encoding ComF family protein — translation MQSSNTIVEDFISLFFPHYCLACSGSLVKGEDMLCTACLSNLPKTNYHLCTENPIKNKLTGRLPLKHGWAFLKFRKRGIVQHLLHQLKYNNHPEVGVRLGQLFGKELSLSGFEREFDLILPVPLHSSRQRQRGYNQSSMLASGLSAAMNIQWDESISIRMQSTVTQTNKNRIERWENVKDVFSVQSLTDLKGKRILLVDDVITTGATIEACGQHLISCGCSELSIACLAEAQ, via the coding sequence ATGCAATCATCAAATACCATTGTAGAGGATTTCATTTCACTGTTTTTCCCGCACTACTGCCTGGCCTGTTCGGGTTCTTTGGTGAAAGGAGAAGATATGCTTTGTACCGCTTGTCTAAGCAATCTGCCAAAAACAAACTATCACCTTTGTACGGAAAACCCGATTAAAAATAAGCTCACAGGACGACTGCCATTGAAACATGGATGGGCATTTCTGAAGTTCCGGAAGCGTGGTATTGTTCAACATCTGCTACATCAATTGAAATACAACAATCATCCTGAGGTAGGTGTAAGGCTCGGTCAATTGTTTGGAAAAGAACTTTCTTTATCCGGTTTTGAAAGAGAGTTTGATCTCATTCTTCCTGTTCCGCTTCACTCCTCACGTCAACGGCAACGTGGGTATAATCAAAGTTCGATGCTTGCCTCGGGTTTGAGTGCGGCGATGAATATTCAATGGGATGAATCAATTTCAATACGAATGCAGTCAACCGTAACACAAACGAACAAGAACAGGATTGAACGATGGGAAAATGTTAAAGATGTTTTTTCTGTACAGAGTTTAACGGATTTGAAAGGCAAGCGAATTTTATTGGTGGACGATGTGATTACAACGGGAGCGACGATTGAAGCGTGTGGTCAACATTTGATTTCGTGCGGCTGCAGCGAGTTAAGCATTGCATGTTTAGCGGAAGCACAATAA
- a CDS encoding class I SAM-dependent methyltransferase, which translates to MQSLIDSMLSDEIQDFLLEHENGDVQKLLLKQDTVHNVPTEFIAQQLTGRKKAKVKFKTFYNTRGIAFPPSINLEQSSSEATAKFKLALLKSLYPDEEKIISAADLTGGFGVDTQFLSLRAQHIDYIEPDTSLYEIAKHNHKLLNSHNQNNITHYNASAEDYLDTLDEPMDLLFLDPSRRKKTQKIFKLADSEPNVVLLQKELLQKATHVLIKTSPLMDIQQGCRELENVSQVIIVAVDNECKELLFLLEKNFSGEPVIRIADLNHYGEILSDFSFSLEAERNAQISYSNPLTFLYEPSAATLKAGAFKWIGEKFNLKKLAPNSHLYTSSEPVDFPGRIFTILESLKLDKKINEKFPKGYANIITRNYPLSVEEIKAKTGLKEGGEEYLICTQGEKEKFVLLVERLK; encoded by the coding sequence ATGCAATCATTGATCGACTCTATGCTAAGCGACGAGATACAGGATTTTCTTTTAGAGCATGAAAATGGAGATGTACAAAAACTTCTTCTGAAGCAGGATACTGTTCATAACGTTCCTACCGAATTCATTGCACAACAACTTACAGGACGCAAAAAAGCGAAAGTAAAATTCAAGACTTTTTATAACACAAGAGGAATAGCCTTTCCTCCATCCATTAATCTTGAACAAAGTTCATCAGAGGCAACAGCAAAATTCAAACTCGCTTTACTCAAAAGTCTTTATCCAGATGAGGAGAAAATAATTAGTGCCGCCGACCTGACAGGAGGCTTTGGTGTGGATACGCAGTTTTTAAGTTTACGCGCTCAGCACATCGATTACATTGAGCCCGATACTTCTCTCTACGAAATCGCGAAGCACAATCATAAGCTTCTGAATTCTCACAATCAGAATAATATTACACACTACAACGCTTCTGCAGAAGACTATCTCGATACGCTGGATGAACCCATGGATCTTTTATTCCTGGATCCTTCCAGAAGAAAAAAAACTCAGAAAATATTCAAGCTTGCTGATAGCGAACCGAATGTGGTTCTCCTTCAAAAAGAGCTTCTGCAAAAAGCAACGCATGTTTTAATCAAAACTTCTCCGTTGATGGACATTCAGCAAGGATGTCGTGAGCTTGAGAATGTATCCCAGGTAATCATCGTAGCCGTTGATAATGAATGCAAGGAGTTGCTTTTTCTTTTGGAGAAGAATTTTTCCGGTGAGCCCGTTATCAGAATAGCAGATCTTAATCATTATGGAGAAATTCTAAGTGACTTCTCATTTTCTCTGGAAGCAGAAAGGAATGCACAAATTTCTTACTCAAATCCGTTAACATTTCTGTATGAACCTTCCGCAGCAACTTTAAAAGCCGGGGCGTTCAAATGGATTGGTGAAAAGTTCAATCTTAAAAAGTTAGCACCTAACTCACATCTTTATACTTCTTCAGAGCCGGTCGACTTTCCGGGAAGAATTTTTACAATTCTGGAATCTCTTAAACTTGATAAAAAAATCAATGAGAAATTTCCAAAGGGATATGCTAACATCATTACACGCAACTATCCTTTAAGCGTGGAGGAAATAAAAGCCAAGACTGGTTTAAAAGAAGGTGGGGAAGAGTATCTTATCTGCACTCAAGGTGAAAAAGAAAAATTTGTCCTGCTTGTTGAGCGCCTGAAATAA